ATGGCCCCGAAAGTACAGGTCTCTTCGCAGAGTCCGCAGCCGATACACGCTTCAATGTCGATCTTTAACATGAAAAAACCCGTTTATCTTATCTAATGTAGAGGTCATCTGTCATATTCCTCTCTGAGGAAAAAAAGGGGGCGAGCCAAAGTCCTTTCAGAAAAAAAAAAACGCTTTTGCCACGAACAAACAGAAATCGTTAGAGAAGCGGCTCTAGTTTTGTCAGGAGTTGGTCAACCTGTTCATCAACCGTCCCTTCAAGCATGCAGCGCTCCGCACTGAATTGCGGAGAAAACACCTTGACGACCCAGGTGGGTGAGCCGTTCAGGCCCAGTTGTTCCGGGTCTGCACCGATATCTGAAGCATTTAAAACTGCCGCCTTCATGCCTTTGGCTTTCATCTTGCCCTTCAGGGATGGAACCCGCGGCTCGTTAATCTCTTTCACGACAGTGAGCAATACCGGCAGCGCAACTTCCAGCTCGTCATATCCATCATCCATCAATCTTTCCAGCCGCATAACCCCGCTGGAAACATCATTGATCTTTCGAACATACGCGACAAAAGGGATCTGCAACCGCTGCGCCAGACCCGGCCCAACCTGGGCAGTGTCGCCGTCAATGGCCTGTTTGCCGCAAAGTATCAGATCAAAACCGCCAAGCTTTTCAACGGCCCTGGAAAGAGTGTAGGTCGTGGCCAGGGTATCGGAACCGGCAAATGCCCGGTCGGAAACGAGAACGGCTTCATCAGCGCCGCAGGAGACCGCATCACGCAGGGTCTCTTCCGCCTGGGGAGGGCCCATGGTCAGAACAGTCACTGTGCCGCCGTGTTTTTCCTTCAGCCGAACCGCCTCTTCGAGAGCATGCCGGTCAAAGGGGTTCATGATGCTTTCAACCCCCTCCCGGGCCAGGGTATTGGTCTTCGGATCCAGACGAACGTCTTTGGCATCCGGCACCTGCTTCACACACACTAGAATCTTCATCAGCTTCTTGAATACTCCTTGTTAAGCGCCTGCCCGATCACGTTTCGCTGGATCTGGTTCGTCCCCTCATATATCTGTAGAATCTTGGCATCCCGCATCATTTTTTCAACCGGATATTCACGCATGTAACCATAACCTGCCAGAATCTGGACAGCGTCGGTGGTCACTTTCATGGCCATATCCGTCGCCATCACCTTGCACATTGAGGAAGGCTTGGACACATCCTTGACTCCGGTGTCGATATGCCTTGCCGCAGCATAAACCAGGGCCCTGGAAGCCTCAAGCTGGATGGCCATATCGGCCAGGATATGCTGCACGGCCTGGAAGGAGATAATCGGTTTCCCGAACTGAACTCTCTGTTTGGCGTAATTGACGGCTTCGTCAAGGGCTGCCTGGCCAAGACCGACACCCAGGGAGGCGATCCCGGGACGGGACAGGTCGAGGGTTTTCATCACCGTAAAAAAGCCGGTCCCTTCGCGACCGATCATGCGGTCCTTCGGGATGCGGCAATCCTTGAAGATGAGCTCCCGGGTTGACGATGCTCTTATCCCAAGCTTTTTCTCCTTGGCGCCGTAAGAAAATCCGGGGTCGGAACTTTCAACCACGAACATACTCGCCCCACGCGGGCCTTTAGTGCGATCCGTGATGGCGATCACCGAATAGATTTCGGCATCTCCACCATTGGTAATCCACTGTTTGGTTCCGTTCAATACCCATTCATCACCATCAAGGACGGCCGTGGTCTGAATCCCGGATGCATCGCTGCCGGCGTTGGCCTCGGTCAGGCCGAAAGCGGCCCACTTCTTGCCGCTGGCAATAACGGGCATGTACTTCTTTTTCATCTCTTCACTACCGGAGATCAGAATCGGATAGGCACCGAGGGCGCTGGCGGCAAAGCTCGTCGCAATCCCCACACAACCGCGGGCAAACTGCTCAAGGGCCAGCACCATATCGAAGCTGCCGCCCCCGAAACCACCATACTCCTCTGGAATATAAAGACCGAAGAGGTCGGCCTGGGCGACCTCCTTCAGGATCTCGGTAGGGAATTCCTCTTTTTCGTCAAGTTCCGCGCGCTGAGGAATGATTTTCTCGTCGGTGATCTGTCGAGCCACGTCCACGATCATCTGCTGCTCTTCAGAAAGAAAGTAATTCACATGCTCACCCCGTAATTTGGATTTACAAATTTATATTTTTTACAATCGAAGAATGACGCCTACCACCGGAGAATTTCAGCCCCCCAGGTAAAACCTCCGCCGAAGGCACATGTAAGGATCAGGTCTCCTTTTTTCAGCAACCCGCCCCGGTTGGCTTCATCCAGCGCTATGGGAACAGTTGCCGCCGATGTATTACCATACTTATGAATATTTATGAATATTTTTTCCTTCGGAACGCCTATCCTTTCACCCAGATTATGGAGAATCCTGATATTGGCCTGATGGGGTATGATCCAGTCGATATCCGGCCCTTTGACTCCGGCCGCCTCCAGGACCTGATCGATCGAGCTTTCCATGGCCAGAACCGCATTCTTGAAAACTTCCCGCCCGGACATCCGGATATAGGAACCATCATCAGGACGAGGACAACCGAGCCTGGCGGGATCGAAATCAGCAGCCTCTGTCCGGTCCATACCAAGGTAGGGATTCATGCTCGGCGCCGCGTTCATATAGAGCAGGTCGCCAAGCCGGCCGTCCGAAAACAATTTGCTGGCGAGAAGGCCGCGGCCGCTCTCATCAGCACCGACGATCACCGCTCCGGCGCCGTCCCCGAAGAGCACACAGGTATTACGATCCTTCCAGTTGACCCTGGCCGAGAGATTTTCGGCGCCGATCACCAGAATCTTTTTGTCCGGATATGCCCGGATCTGTTTGTCGGCAAGCTCCAGACCATAGATAAAACCTGAACAGGCTGCCGACAGATCGAAGGCAAAGGCATTGACCGCGCCGATCTCCTTCTGGACCAGACAGGCGCATGAAGGCATGGTCATTTCAGAAGTGATGGTCCCGACAATGATCATCCCGATCTCTTCGGCGGTGATGCCGGCCATTGCCATGGCACGCCGCGCGGCTTCGGCGGATATTTTCGATGTTTCTTCACCGGGCCCGGCAATCCGGCGGCTGCTTATTCCCGTTCGAGAAGTGATCCACTCGTCGGAAGTTTCAACGAGCTTCTCAAGTTCACCGTTGGTCAGCACATATTCGGGAAGATACGAGCCGGTTCCCTGGATAACCCCGCGAATCATGACATCTCCCCTTCAGGAATCTCACTCCCGTTCCCATCAACACTTTCAATGTCAATATCCGATTCGGCCAGATTACTGAGGATTCTTTCGTTCACTTTATTCTGTACCATTTCAGAGGCGACAAAGATGGCGTTCTTGATTGCCTGGGAGTTGGAACGACCATGACAGACGATACCGGTTCCCTTCACCCCGAGGAGCGGGGCACCGCCGTACTCTGCGTAATCAATTTTTTTCCTGAACCGGGAAAAAGCCCCTCTGGACAATAGATACCCTAGCTTGGCCATTGGACTTTTCGATATCTCTTCCCGCAACATGCTGGTGAGTGCAAGAGCAAGACCCTCGCTGATCTTCAAACAGACATTGCCGACAAAGCCATCGCAGACAATCACATCAACGTCACCAAGAAAGGTGTCGCCGCCTTCAATATTGCCGATATAGTTCAGGGAGCTCAGACGGAACAGTTCGTCGGTTTTTTTCACCAGACTGTTGCCTTTCCCTCTTTCCTCACCGATACTCAATACGCCGACCCTGGGGCTGTCGCTGCCGAGAATGACTTCGGCAAAGGCGGAGGCCATGATTCCGAACTGAAAGAGATGCTTCGGACGACAGTCGACATTGGCCCCGACATCCATCATGACTACCGGTTTTTTCAGGGTCGGGAAGATACTGGCAATTCCAGGTCGGGAGATATTTTTCAGCCGGCCGAGCGAACGGACCGCTGCAGCCATGGTGGCGCCGGAATTGCCGGCACTGACCACTGCATCAACCTTGCCTGCTTTCTGATGATCGAACGCTACGGAAATGGAAGAATCCCGCTTTCGGCGAACCGCATCTATAGGCGATTCGGCCATATCGACCACTTCAGTGGTATGG
The window above is part of the Pseudomonadota bacterium genome. Proteins encoded here:
- a CDS encoding ketoacyl-ACP synthase III, with product MIRGVIQGTGSYLPEYVLTNGELEKLVETSDEWITSRTGISSRRIAGPGEETSKISAEAARRAMAMAGITAEEIGMIIVGTITSEMTMPSCACLVQKEIGAVNAFAFDLSAACSGFIYGLELADKQIRAYPDKKILVIGAENLSARVNWKDRNTCVLFGDGAGAVIVGADESGRGLLASKLFSDGRLGDLLYMNAAPSMNPYLGMDRTEAADFDPARLGCPRPDDGSYIRMSGREVFKNAVLAMESSIDQVLEAAGVKGPDIDWIIPHQANIRILHNLGERIGVPKEKIFINIHKYGNTSAATVPIALDEANRGGLLKKGDLILTCAFGGGFTWGAEILRW
- the plsX gene encoding phosphate acyltransferase PlsX, producing the protein MHIALDAMGGDRGSEELLVGAYQAVTESDLEVTLFGDENTLSSILKMNGLNNTGRLHIVHTTEVVDMAESPIDAVRRKRDSSISVAFDHQKAGKVDAVVSAGNSGATMAAAVRSLGRLKNISRPGIASIFPTLKKPVVMMDVGANVDCRPKHLFQFGIMASAFAEVILGSDSPRVGVLSIGEERGKGNSLVKKTDELFRLSSLNYIGNIEGGDTFLGDVDVIVCDGFVGNVCLKISEGLALALTSMLREEISKSPMAKLGYLLSRGAFSRFRKKIDYAEYGGAPLLGVKGTGIVCHGRSNSQAIKNAIFVASEMVQNKVNERILSNLAESDIDIESVDGNGSEIPEGEMS
- a CDS encoding electron transfer flavoprotein subunit beta/FixA family protein, whose product is MKILVCVKQVPDAKDVRLDPKTNTLAREGVESIMNPFDRHALEEAVRLKEKHGGTVTVLTMGPPQAEETLRDAVSCGADEAVLVSDRAFAGSDTLATTYTLSRAVEKLGGFDLILCGKQAIDGDTAQVGPGLAQRLQIPFVAYVRKINDVSSGVMRLERLMDDGYDELEVALPVLLTVVKEINEPRVPSLKGKMKAKGMKAAVLNASDIGADPEQLGLNGSPTWVVKVFSPQFSAERCMLEGTVDEQVDQLLTKLEPLL
- a CDS encoding acyl-CoA dehydrogenase family protein — its product is MNYFLSEEQQMIVDVARQITDEKIIPQRAELDEKEEFPTEILKEVAQADLFGLYIPEEYGGFGGGSFDMVLALEQFARGCVGIATSFAASALGAYPILISGSEEMKKKYMPVIASGKKWAAFGLTEANAGSDASGIQTTAVLDGDEWVLNGTKQWITNGGDAEIYSVIAITDRTKGPRGASMFVVESSDPGFSYGAKEKKLGIRASSTRELIFKDCRIPKDRMIGREGTGFFTVMKTLDLSRPGIASLGVGLGQAALDEAVNYAKQRVQFGKPIISFQAVQHILADMAIQLEASRALVYAAARHIDTGVKDVSKPSSMCKVMATDMAMKVTTDAVQILAGYGYMREYPVEKMMRDAKILQIYEGTNQIQRNVIGQALNKEYSRS